The genomic stretch TTCCGTGGTGGACAGCGCGCGGTTGAAGACGTGGAACTCGTCCACCCGGCCGTTGAAAAGCGGATCGGCGAACTGGCTTTTCCCGATGAAATTCGACACCGGTTGGATGTCGGAAGGCTTGAGAGCGGTGGCGACGGAAGAGACCTGGAGCCCGTTCACGTAAAGCCTGGCGAAGCCTCCGCCGATCGTCGCCGCGACGTGGATCCACCCGCTGCCGAGCGTGGCGGTGTCGGTCGATTGCTCAACGCCGCCGTGTCGGATGAGGAAAACCATGCGATTGCCCCCCGATTTCGGAGAAAGGAACAGGTGGGATTCCTGGCCGTTGCCGAAGTCGAAAATACGCTGCCAGTTTCCGCCGCCGTCCCAGTTTACCCAGGTGGCCACGGTGATTTCATCGTGGCTGGCGACGCCCGCGGGCAAGCTGACGAAGTCGTCGGTGCCGTCGAGGTCGATCCCCGGCCCGCGTTTCCCGGTGACATAGGCGGGTCCGCCGGTCGCGGTGCCGTGGGCGGTGCCGGCGGTGGCCTGCGTGTTCGACTGGAAGCCGTAGCGCGCCACTAGGCCGGGCGCTTCCTTCACCCGGATTTGCAACACGCTGGTATCAATGGTGCCGGCTCCCGTGGTGGCGCGGACGAGGAAGGAATTCATCCCGGTGTCGGCGAGTCCGGGCACCCCGGTCAAGCTGCCGTCGGCGGCAACGGCAAGCCAGGCCGGACCGCTGAACTTACTGAACGTGACCGGGCCGCCGGTGACGTTGGCGTCCAGCGAACCGGTGTAGGGTTGGCCCGGCGCCGCGTCAGTTTTCACCAGCGGATCCGCGGTGAACTGCGGCTGCGTGCTGGAATGAATGGCGGCGATCTGGGCTTCAGTGAGCGCGGTGGTCAAGAAGCGCAGGTCGTCAATGCGGCCGCTGAATAGCGCGTCTGCGGCATGCTGGCTTTTCCCAAGATAGTTGAGCGTAGTCCCGAGGTCGCCGGGATTGATGTCCATTGCAGTATTAGTCGCGACCGGAACACCGTTGATGAAGAGCTTGCCGGTGGTCCCGCCGATGGTCACGGCGACATGGGTCCAGACGTTCGGAGTCAGCGCTATGGGGTGGTTGAGCTGCTGCTCGGCACCACCGTTCTTGATGGCGAAGCGGACGCTGCTACCGGTGCCGTTGGGCGACAGGAACAGGTATTTGTCGGTGCCCGTCCCGAAGTCGAAGACTCGCTGCCAGTTGCCGCTGTCGCCGCTCCAACGCACCCACGCCGCGAAGGTGAAGTCAGTGCTATCGCCCAGCCGCGGGGGAAGCCGCAGGTAGGAGTCCGATCCATCGAGCACGAGGGCCTGACCCGACTTTCCGGTGTCGAACGAGGCAGCTCCGATGACCGTGCCTTCGTTCCCGTTGCCCGACGAATCCCGCAGATCTCCTTCAAAAACGTAATGGGCCGCCCCGCCGGCTCCCGTGTCGGGAACCTCATGGCCTTGGGAAAGGGGCGAAAGCGTGTTTCGATACCGAACCCCGGCCGGAAGTGTGGAGCCGTCGTCCCAGACGATCCGGCGGTTGTAGGGCTCGGGCTCCGGACCATAATCCCAACTGTAGACCGAGTAGCGCTCCACGAAGGACGACCAGCCGTTCATCATGTCGATGAACTGGCCGATCTTGGTGGCATTCTCTTCCATGGTTGGTTTGCAGCAGGTCCAACTCGCCCCGTTATTGAACTCCGTCAGCCAAACGGGGCGACCGGTCCGCTGGTGAATGTCCCTCAGCAGGACGTGGAGGTCCCAATCGGTCTTGTTGGCCGAGTAGAAATGCACCGGCACAAAATCCACTCGGTAGCCCAAGGCGGTGGCGCGATCCATGAACTCGTAGAGCCATGCCAAGCCGCCTTCGGTCACCACCGGAGATCCGAGACGAAGGCCGGACTTCATCAACTCGGGCCACTGGGCAAGTGCTTGGTCCACCGTTTGCGGCGTCTGGGCCGGATCCCACGTGTTGTCCGGCTCATTGTAGCCTAACAGATGAGTGACATTCCGTTTGGCGTTGATCACGTCAAAGCCGGGCCACCACGGGCCGTGACGCATGGGGACATACTCGGAGTCCAAGCCGTTGCTATCGGCCTCCGCGCCCCAGTCGTAGTGCCACATGTGATTTACGTTGCGGCCGCTGTGGCTGCTCCCCGCCCAACCCTTCTTGCCCACCCAGCGCCACGGAAAGATCCGCACGTAGCGGATCTGGTTATCCAGGTTTCCAGGAAGGGTGCCTAGTTCGATGTCGGCGTCTTGGGCGATGTAAACCTTGCTGGCTCCCAAGCCGTTCTCCTGCTGGGCTACGGTCGCCATGTAGCCTCGTTTCAGGCGGAAGGAGCTGACGGCGGTCTTCAGGGTCCCCAGATTCGCATCGTTGTAGTAGGTATAGAGATTCAGCTTCTTGGAGTTTCCGGCGTACGACTTGCCGTCAAAAACCTCCATTGGGGTGAAGTTCGGTCCGTGCGGGATGACCACGGTGCCGTTTTCGAACTGCACCACCCGCGCGTTTTGATTGATTGCTGCCACCGCCCCGTTCACCCGGACACGCCCGAGGAAAGTCGCTGCCACTTGAGATGGCCTGAAGGCGCTCATAAAGAGCCACGAGTCCGAGGAATTAAGATGGATCGTGCAACCTGGAAGCGGATCTTCCGCACCGCTGACATGCAGTTCCGACTTGCCCGTCAGGGTGACCGTGGTGCCGGACACGAGCGCGCTCGTCCGATGGACGTTGTTGGCGAGATTCAAGGTTTGCCCCACACAGACGAGCGAAGTCAGCGAGAGCAGGACCAAGACGCGGAGCGCGGCACCGCGGCAGCGGAATGGGAGTTCAGCGATCATTCCTAAGGTTAGAAAAAGGCGCAGGCATTCGGATCTGGCGGCGGGATCGGAACGTGCCAGGACGGCGCATCGAACAGGGCGGGAAGAAGATTGGCCCCCTCATGGCGACATGCAAATATATTTACATATTTTTAAATACGCCACGGCTGGCAAGGCGACCCGAACAGGCGCGTCCCGGCCGCATGCTGGCGGCGGCGGCCGGGGAGATCTCCCAGCGCTGCTCTTCCGGGTCGAAGGTGATCTCGGTCGCCCGGACGACGCGAAGCCGTCCAAGCGCACGGAGATCGACGACCTCGGTGTACAGGCAATCGATGCCTCCCTGTGGATCAAAGCGGATCGTGGTGCTCATGAGCCGCGGAGTGTTTGTTGTTGCTGGACGGAAAAACCGCGTTGCCGATGCTCGGGCTTCAGAGTCCGGCCGGTGCGCTTTCCGAGTGCTTGCTCGATC from Luteolibacter arcticus encodes the following:
- a CDS encoding LamG-like jellyroll fold domain-containing protein; translated protein: MIAELPFRCRGAALRVLVLLSLTSLVCVGQTLNLANNVHRTSALVSGTTVTLTGKSELHVSGAEDPLPGCTIHLNSSDSWLFMSAFRPSQVAATFLGRVRVNGAVAAINQNARVVQFENGTVVIPHGPNFTPMEVFDGKSYAGNSKKLNLYTYYNDANLGTLKTAVSSFRLKRGYMATVAQQENGLGASKVYIAQDADIELGTLPGNLDNQIRYVRIFPWRWVGKKGWAGSSHSGRNVNHMWHYDWGAEADSNGLDSEYVPMRHGPWWPGFDVINAKRNVTHLLGYNEPDNTWDPAQTPQTVDQALAQWPELMKSGLRLGSPVVTEGGLAWLYEFMDRATALGYRVDFVPVHFYSANKTDWDLHVLLRDIHQRTGRPVWLTEFNNGASWTCCKPTMEENATKIGQFIDMMNGWSSFVERYSVYSWDYGPEPEPYNRRIVWDDGSTLPAGVRYRNTLSPLSQGHEVPDTGAGGAAHYVFEGDLRDSSGNGNEGTVIGAASFDTGKSGQALVLDGSDSYLRLPPRLGDSTDFTFAAWVRWSGDSGNWQRVFDFGTGTDKYLFLSPNGTGSSVRFAIKNGGAEQQLNHPIALTPNVWTHVAVTIGGTTGKLFINGVPVATNTAMDINPGDLGTTLNYLGKSQHAADALFSGRIDDLRFLTTALTEAQIAAIHSSTQPQFTADPLVKTDAAPGQPYTGSLDANVTGGPVTFSKFSGPAWLAVAADGSLTGVPGLADTGMNSFLVRATTGAGTIDTSVLQIRVKEAPGLVARYGFQSNTQATAGTAHGTATGGPAYVTGKRGPGIDLDGTDDFVSLPAGVASHDEITVATWVNWDGGGNWQRIFDFGNGQESHLFLSPKSGGNRMVFLIRHGGVEQSTDTATLGSGWIHVAATIGGGFARLYVNGLQVSSVATALKPSDIQPVSNFIGKSQFADPLFNGRVDEFHVFNRALSTTEITAAMNGQAPVFTTDPLSQPAAAVGQPYEQFLTGVATDPDAGSTLIYSKVAGPRWLSVAANGRISGVPSAADAGMNRLVLRVTDPTGLADDAAVNINVPGPADLLAHYQFHNATTDQTGGTAGINNGVAVYDHGVLDRAIRLDGTDDHLRLRNNIVSGVNDVTVAARVRWNGGSNWQRIFDFGNNTSQYMLMTPKSGGNTLRFTISINGNAVGAEKILETTPLVTGEWTHVAVTLNGDTGTLYVNGAAVDSETTITVDPSAFNPTLNYLGKSQFADPYFNGLIDDFRVFNRALSAAEVKDLAVPAAAVAVPDSSFEGWAAGISFPVGQGDPVDDPDADGVANLLEYLFSSDPLRSSAGDLPQGQRIPGTQLEGAPDPAKTYLRIQVRVRKSRPFITITPESSATLAGLSAPGAANNAIQAGLPVSDGEHEIFTWFHEVPVEDAETGFMRLRVIKN
- a CDS encoding DUF2997 domain-containing protein, which produces MSHRILVRVSPTGDIQVEAEGFKGNGCEASTREIEQALGKRTGRTLKPEHRQRGFSVQQQQTLRGS